From the genome of Oryza glaberrima chromosome 1, OglaRS2, whole genome shotgun sequence:
ACCATATTGCCAAGCTGTACGGTTTGCAGCTACAGCTCTTGGACCACCAGAGAAGCCCTCCTAGCGAACCAAATGCATCCCCAGATTTATTGTAGCTCTGCTTCAAGACGGTCCTGCAACAGAATAGTACAATcgcaacaacaataataataataataataataataataataatacggCTCAACGTGACCACCACAGAACCAAAAGAACATCGAAATATCAAGCTGcaaaattttagcatagttACTGGTTAATACACACAAATAATACATCAGGTCATGTGAACTAAGGCATGTACATGAACCAACAGATGGACTCAATAACATCAAAGCAGATAAGATGCTTAAAGTCCAAATCAGTCCACTAGCTAGACACAAAAATTCAATGATTTGTTCATAGCCATGATTTTAAGCCCCAAAAAACTACCCACCAAGAAAGCCTGAATAGTAGTGATGTCATGAAACATAGAATGAAAACTAGCAGATTTTGCAAAAAGTAGTTAAGGCGCAAACAGAATGCAAACTGTGGACCTACATTCAAAACAGATAGCCAATTGGCACTAAGAGTTACGGATTGATGTACCTATGGTGATAAGATTCATACAAATTGTGGATGTTAACAAAGTATTCATGGACCACACTGTAGCAAAAGGGTCTCTCTTCATAGAAACAAAATTCAGGTTTCTGGTTATCATCATATCATGCCAAATAACTCCAAATGACAGATGTATTAGATTTGCAACAGCAGCAAGGACCACAAATCCATTGTTCTGGCAGATCCTTGTTTACCATATTATCTTGGATTGGTACAGTAAAAAGCTGGTAAGAAGCTGAAGGCCGTACTAGCAAAGATGTGGATATATCAATAGCAGCCACTACAGAGGGAACCACACGCCCAACAGGGCCAGAAATTTCAGACTGCAATTTCACTCCAGGACATTGACTTATGATGCACAGCACAACTGACTATGGGACAAAGTTCCTAAACCCCCAGTCCCAGCGCACAGAGATGTTTCTCAAATACTGTAAATAACTGCAGGAATAGTATAGATACATATGAAGAGCATCCTATGTTCGGGAGAGAGCAAAAATTAAACTGTCTTCATACCAGCCGCACCGCATGGCCACACCAGACAGCCTACAGTTATTGTCACATGGCGATCATGAGCTGTTGGTTTGGCTTTCAGAACTCAGAAGGCAAGAAAAATCATACTGTCCAAGAAAGCCATTTCAGTTGATCACCACACAGCAGAGAACCAAAAGGAAGTGTAAATTGGGAAAAGGAGAAGATATGCAGAGTAGGCATATATTGTACAATGCTAAACAAAATAGTAGTGAAATTATGCCATCAGTGTTCAGGCAATCAAACCAAATTGCATGAAACCAAGGATTCATCAATGTCTGGTCAAAATCGGTACCACAAATATGATTAAATGATGGTCTAATTAACTATCTTTCTAAATGGAAATCAAAAGGGCTTCATATTAACATTAATGGATCCAAAGTATGAGTCGGCAcactgaaaaaaatatgatagaGAAACCGTTCTAATAACTGTAAGCAAAATATTATATGCCAATGCCACAGTTTGAGCTATTGACACAGTGGATGAGAAGGACCCAGTCATATCTCATAAAAGGGGCATGGTGTTTAAGTTATATAAATCTATCTTTACCGATCATTAGTTAAAAGATTCAGTGAGCCAGAAATACACATAGCCATCCACAAAGAAAGGCCAAACATTGCTCTCTGCAATAACAACATATGAAAATCAGCTCCATGACCGGCCACCTCCATACCCTCTATATCTATCACGGTGACCTGCAAAGATGTGACAATAGTCAGTCACATTCAGAATTTTCAAACTCTTAGGCAGCACTATAGGTGAAAAGAAAGTAGGCAGAAATCAGAATCTGTAAACTTGCTTCTACAATAATTTGAAAATAGTTAGATAAACAGAGAGCTTGCCTGAAGAAGGGGGTGGTGCACCACGACCCATATTAGCTAATTCAGGGCTGACCTTTTGTCCAGCTTCTTCTAGTATGTTGATCAGATCCTTGGCAAATCTGGCATTAGCAGCAGTGAAAAACGTGTAAGCTGTTCCTTTTGCTCCAGCTCTGCCAGTTCGACCAATGCGATGAACATAATCCTCCAATGATCCCGGAAAGTCATAGTTAATGACATATTTAACATCCTTaacatctgtttccaagatataAGTGGCATTAGTTTACagaaataaatataattcaTCGATCtgggaggatttttgtataccTAAGCCTCGAGCAGCCACATCAGTCGCTGTCATGATAGGGCTTTTCCCTGATTTAAATTCAGAAAGAACCCAATCCCTCTCAGCTTGGCTTTTGTCACCATGGATAGACAGAGCAGGCCAACCATCCATCCGAAGCTGTCTAGTGATTTGATCACATCCCTTCTTCGTGTCCATAAATATTAATATCCGGCTGCCATCCATTATATCCTCCAGTAGATTAACCAACCTTAACATCAAAGAATTTCATCATCAATGCATTCTGAATGAATCATTTCAGTGTGTAATGAAGAGAAAAGGTCACGCGGATCCTACTTATTGTACTTCTGACTCTCGGATAATATCTCCACATGTTGAGAAATGGCATGATTAGCTTTCAACTCCTCAGAACCAATTATGACCTGCAGCACAAAAAAAGCAATTGAGTTCACATGAAGCAGATACCGTAGTCTGCCATAAATTCATCTGCAAAATGATGCATTGGCAAAAATAACCACCTTGTATGGGTCGAAAAGAAAGTTCCTTGCTAGCTGTTCAACTTCCTTTGGCCAAGTAGCACTCCAATATAATGTTTGGCGATCTGGACGAATCTGAAAAGGCAGATGGTAATCCCTTAACACTATGTAAAACAATGTTGGTATGTTGTAGGCACGGTTCATGGAGGAAAACTCTGCCTATGGCTGGGCAGTGTTGGCTGCTAGGGATGAGAGGACTAGGTTGATGCAACAAACTTGGGGAGAGATTATAGGTTGATCTTCATCTGATTGATTACTAATGGATACATGCTACCCTTTCATTCTGTTGACAGTGTATAAGTAAAAGCATGTAACATGTAGCAAGCATAATTATTAGAAAATTGTTGAGAATGGAATAATAGATTCAGAAGAAGAGGCATACCTGAGAAACAATTTTCTTAATCTGAGGTTCAAAGCCCATATCCAGCATCCGGTCTGCCTCATCTAAAACAAGGTAAGTGACCCTCCGCAAATTTGTATGATGTGATTCTATCATATCAATCAGTCTTCCTGGCGTGGCTATAACAATTTCAACGCCTGGATGCAAACAGTGACAAATTAAACTAAATATACTACACAGGATGAATGTATCATTTAAGCTATAGATCAATAGGATGTCCTTTTGAACAGTGTCATTTCATTATTGACCAACTGAATGTCCTTCAAACATTGTTCATGACTTCATGCGTGCAGTACAAAAGATTCCTTCTGGTTGTTGAACTTCCTAGcataagaaagaaagagaacctTTTTGAAGATCGCGAACTTGAGGACCTTTTGGAACACCACCATATATGCAAgtactttttatttttgatgACGCACCAAACTTAGTTGCCTCTTGCTGTATCTGCACAGCAAGTTCACGTGTAGGGGCTAACACCAGAACAATTGGACCATCGCCAGGTGCTTTAATAACACACGGAAAAATGTTAGTAGATTACCACAAAAGAAGTCCAGAATGTATCCAAGAAAATCGGTTAAGAAACATAAGCAACATTTCGCACCTAGAATCGGCTGAGCATTAACATGAACAATGGCAGGTAAAAGGTAAGCAAGTGTTTTCCCTGATCCTGTTTCAGCAATGCCAATAAGATCACGTCCCCTCAGTGCCATTGGCCAACCTTGAGACTGGATAGGAGTAGGTTCTACAAACCCAGCTTTTGTAATTTCTTGCAAAACATATTCTGCACAATGGAAGTTAAGTATCTTGGATCAGGAAATATAGAATGTAAGATGTCCAAGATTAAAAAAGAGCAAAATAATAAAGAATTTAGTTCAGAAGGTAAAGGGGCTCATAAATTATCAATGCCTCAAGTCCAAGAATGCAAGCAGAATAATCTTTGAAGAGCACAACAGATCTTAAATGAATAACAAGTGACATATTCATATCCTTTCCTCCTGATGAATGAATTGGCTGATGAAGTGATGATAATGGGATTTAATGAGAGGACCAACAAATCCTAATCGGAGTTCAAAGAAAACCAAATGATACTTTCACCATTTAGTGTTCAGCACTTGAGCTGGTTGCACATGTTATCGCTGTTGGCTGTTTTTCTTTGGAAAAATCATTGAACCACCTACTGTTTAACCTTTGGCCTCATTCTACAGTGGTTCTGCAGTTACATGTCACTAATGTGACAATGTGGCTCAAGGTTGAAATAGTTTTGAGTATTTACAGCCAAAACAAATTCCGCCAAAGCAGAAATTGTGGTGTGAAATAACTGTTATGATACTTCAATTCTTTGATGATTCAATGTAGTTTACAACACAACCAGCTAACGAAACAAATAGACCTATACATTCCCCTCCTGAAGCACGTCCATCTAAATTCCAATTCCTCCTGGAGCACGTTCATCTAAATTGCATACATAGTACTATAGTAAGTGCAGGACAAGGGTAGCAGTAGCACGCAGCAAACGAAACCTGGGAATCCGACATCGCGGAACTCGCGCACTGGCTTGGGCACGTCGCGGCCCTCCACGGTGATCTCCCGGCGGCGCCGGtaggcctccacctcctcctccgtcatGCCGGCCACGGAGGGGGACTCCACGTAGAAGTTCTTCTCGAACCGCGGCAGCCCATCCAGGtcagcggccgcggccgcggcggcggagtccgcCTTGCTCGTCGGGGCGAACGCCCTCGTCCCGCCCCCGAACGCCCCCTCGCTGCAACCAaaccccaacccaacccaacgaGCAATCAGAACCCCCAACACTTAGGGCTTAGGGTTTAGAAATCAAAACCACGGTGGTGGAGCGGTTACCTGCGGCGGTCGCGGTACGAGCCGGGGTCCGCGGCGCGGCCGtcgaagcggctcatggcggcggcggcggtcgccggcgacgagagggagGCGGGGGGtgcggctagggtttagggCGGGGCGCACGTGGCCGGAGAGTCTGGTGGGTTCTAGAAGAAGAAGCGAAGCaaacggaggaggaggcgaatcgaatttggaggatttggatttggagggCATTTCAGTGGCGGCGAGTTCAAGCGGAGGGGAAAAGTGTGGGGAGAACTGATGGAGCCTATGATGTCGAAAACGTACTCTGAAAACGCACAAAACCCACCAGAAAAACGTAATACTCCCTGTgtcttggtgtttttttttttttcaaaatattgtttTCTTCGCTTCTTAAAACGGCTCAAGATGGGGAAAACGAACTTTTGATTGAGCCGCGGTcgattttaattaaatttagacCTAGATAAATGGTTTATGGGTTTCTTCATCTTCcttctttaattatttttcagccttttgACTTTGGACTGATAACAGTAGAATTGAAAAActacgaattaccccccaacTATCATGATCGACCAAATTACCCccgaaccataaaaccagacattctttaatcccaactatgcaaaccagacgaattacccccctcgacccaattcGCGGTGGTTTTAGTAAACGTGGGAGTACAGTCAGCAATTCTTTTAATATAAAATcagtgggcccacctgtcatttcGCCACCCCTCTATCTCTCTATCCCCAATccccccctttctctctcttctccctcccctcaccaGCTCACCAACATGGCAGCATTGAGAATGGCGATGGAGGAGTGGAGGGCGATGCTCGGGcgctagcggcggcgcgcggaggcggaggttgcTCGGACGCCGGTGGCGCACTCGTGCAACCAGCAACGGAGGCGGAAGCGAAGGCGAGTAGTGGCACGCAcggggcggccatggcggagaggcggTCATACCACCTGTCatacctcctccccctctctctctcttaggCACAAAGCTCGCACAGCGGTCGGCGTGCGGGCGCCGGTGGCGCGCGTTAGACGGGCAGTCGGCGTGCGGGCGGTGGTAGAGTGCGGGGAggacgcggcagcggcgggcggcgtcgaggagggtGTTGGAGGACGAGGGCGGCAGGACAGCGGTAGGGGCGGATGGAGCTTgggggcggcgggcggtggcggaggccgcTCGGGGCATCGAGGACAGCGGCGGACAGCAGTGGAACGACGGCGAGCGAGGAAggcaggacggcggcgaggacagaTGTAGCTTGGGGTGGTAGGATGGCGACGGGCGATGGTGGAGACCGCTCGGGGCGTCGAGGACGGCGAGGCTGAGGTAGCTCGGGGATGGGCGGCGGACCGCGGACTCATTGCCGGAGGCCGATGTTGTGTCCCTCCTGGCATCCCCCACCCGCCCCATGAAGCAGAAGAGGGGAACAACGCTGCAAGCGGTGGCAGTGGAGTGGGGGCGGCGACGAGGGGacaggggaggaggagctcgtcctCGGCCACCGACGGGGTGCGCCGCGAGCTATGTCACTGCCCCCATCGTGCCCGCTCTCCCGACGGTGCCACAcacagagagagggggggaggaggagggaagctGCGCCGAGGGGGCGACTGCTCGTCGTGGCCGCATCCGCTGACGCTGCCTCCTCattccccgcccccgccgccgccgccgctctgtgTCCCCCGCCTGCCACCGacccgtgagagagagaagagagagagaggaagagtgagacagagagtgagagagaagagagaggaagagtgaaagaggagtatgacaggtgggtcccacacatttttataaatagaatgttGACTAGACTGCCACACATTATGGATTGGGTCGATGGGGTAATTTATCCAGTATTGAAAGTATAGGGTAAACGATGTCTGATTTTCGGGTTtagaggggtaattcggtcgaccgtgatagttccCGGTGTGTGTGTGGGGTGAGGGGGGTTGGTTAATTTGTACTTTTCCCGTACATTTTTATCCTAGTTCGTTTTTACCAATCATGTGTTTCGACTTACTAGACGTAACCGTGATGGCCACCGACGTTGATGACATCTATGGGCGCCAATGCATCATGCACCTTCTTACAGGAGATGATGTTGATGTTCCTTTCTTCACCTTGCTgccttgagagttgagaccacAAAAATACTTTCCGGCTATGGTCTCTCAGTTTGTACCTATGTCTCGTGAATGGCAGACGAAACATAACATTTCATGCACAAATATTCTATTTTGCTTTCCCTTCTCGTCATCGTTGAAGCATGCTAAGAGTGATCTACTGTTGTTATGGGTGGGGAGAAAAACCTTGCGTACCGTGGACCGTGCGAAGCTGGTGAATATAAATAGGCTCTGTTTATTTCACAAAACAAAAATTCTCACgctgtcacattgaatgtttagatacatgcataaaatattaaatatagataaaaaacaattacacagattatgtgtaaattgcgagacaaatcttttaagccttattgcgccatgatttgacaatgtggtgctacattaaacatttgctaatgacagattaattagacttaataaatttgtctcgcagtttcctgatgaaatctgtaatttattttgttattagactacgtttaatacttcaaatatgtatccgtatatccgatgtgacaactaaacctaaaaattttccccaactaaacaagtcCTGATTAGCAAACAACCTTCTTTTACATCACCGTCCGTACGTTGCCTCCACTCCTCCGAATTGTGTCCAAGTTGAAATTTTCACATGCAAGTACCTCAAGGGTGTTTCAGATATATTTCGTTGTATTCCCTCTCTTCACCaaacaaaatgaacaaaatagTAATAACTGTATCCAGTAGCAAATATTTAACTTTTGATAACATCTTTTACGGTGTTCTATAACTAAAACCACGAAGTCACAATGTcaataaaaaatatcttattGGAAAAAAAACCGTTTTGACAACAAACACACATGAAAACATTTGAACAAACTTTGACTGAGATCTCATAAGCATTTCTCACGATAACCAATGGATTCAAATCTTTTCGCCATCATACGTTGCACCGGTTACTCTTacaaataataaaacatcctcatctctgctattataaaaaattgaagatatttttgtcgGTACTTTTGATACATCATCCGTGTTTAATAGGTTTTTAAGTTCAAtcgtttttagaaatacagatccatctttgagtcggtttttaattttgttcgtttttagagatacagaaggagtcgtataagaaatctctttaaaaaatttacatgctaacttgagacgatcggacccCTAATTGCGGctcatgattttataaaaagaatatccaagcgaatttccaCGATAAATTTCAccttagctaaaccgtataataataataataagattaaaatagtcttcacccgttgcaacgcacgggtatttttctgGTTGTATAATAAACTTATCATGACAGTAAATTAAAGATTGGAGAGAACTTAGCTAATATGGTGGTGGACTCAGTGGGTGGGTATGAAGTGATCAAGAGTTTATGCTAGGCCTTTCGGCAGCCAAATACATAGTGAaagtaagagcaggtacaatagcaggctataagtcggctgcaaatatattttaaggagataaataaggagagagaaaagcagcgggctatagatttgtagccagatgtagcacggactccaagacacagtgtgtgtataataggtgggaccaggtgttaatagtgtagtatgtaactattgtatgaatgagttattagattggctatagatgaattggagctagtagttagctatactattaaacttgctctaagagtgTGTTCACTAGTTCCCAACCAGAACCCttcgcacggaaaacggagcaatccattagcatgtgattaattaagtattagctaacttttttttcaaaaaatggattaatttgatttttaagcaactttcgtatagaaacattttacaaaaaacacattgtttagcagtttgaaaagcgtgcgcgtgaaaaacgagtgagagggttgggaaaaggggcaTCCGAACACACCCTGAGGTAGCCCCTCTCTCTAGCATGTGCTTTTACATCGAGGCCTCATAGCCTCTTGGTCCACCCCTGAGACTGAGTCTCAATCTACCCCCCGTCGTGGGTACACGATGATCCCATCTGCTAGGGTATAAATTTGGTGCTCATAGACAATGTACTATTGatgttttta
Proteins encoded in this window:
- the LOC127785211 gene encoding DEAD-box ATP-dependent RNA helicase 20 translates to MSRFDGRAADPGSYRDRRSEGAFGGGTRAFAPTSKADSAAAAAAADLDGLPRFEKNFYVESPSVAGMTEEEVEAYRRRREITVEGRDVPKPVREFRDVGFPEYVLQEITKAGFVEPTPIQSQGWPMALRGRDLIGIAETGSGKTLAYLLPAIVHVNAQPILAPGDGPIVLVLAPTRELAVQIQQEATKFGASSKIKSTCIYGGVPKGPQVRDLQKGVEIVIATPGRLIDMIESHHTNLRRVTYLVLDEADRMLDMGFEPQIKKIVSQIRPDRQTLYWSATWPKEVEQLARNFLFDPYKVIIGSEELKANHAISQHVEILSESQKYNKLVNLLEDIMDGSRILIFMDTKKGCDQITRQLRMDGWPALSIHGDKSQAERDWVLSEFKSGKSPIMTATDVAARGLDVKDVKYVINYDFPGSLEDYVHRIGRTGRAGAKGTAYTFFTAANARFAKDLINILEEAGQKVSPELANMGRGAPPPSSGHRDRYRGYGGGRSWS